From Homalodisca vitripennis isolate AUS2020 chromosome 1, UT_GWSS_2.1, whole genome shotgun sequence, the proteins below share one genomic window:
- the LOC124360574 gene encoding lethal(2)neighbour of tid protein yields the protein MASNKKHKSWSVTDSFLRFKSKINRYFSWKYAWSLLVDPRQFSIVAFVLFLAEIIVNTLVIKHVNYTEIDWIAYMQEVEGVVNGTFDYSKLKGDTGPLVYPGGFLYVFGALYFITGHGSNIRLAQYIFAGFYLILLVSVFVIYNKTKKVPPYAIIIACCTSYRIHSIFVLRMFNDCVAVLLVYLALNLFLENYWSLGSIVYSIAVSVKMNILLYAPALLVAYYYSLGVKGTIIQLLICGFIQILLGLPFLIANPIAYIKGSFDLGRIFLHQWTVNWRFLPESIFVSRYFHISLLVLHLLIILIFLSSWKTYLKSFATLKQIEKDVRPQLKKKKEHVNMSSSSQLFILPMITCNFIGVACSRSLHYQFYVWYFHTLPYLLWSTPYSDTWRLIIMGVIELCWNTYPSSVLSSAALHISHIAIMYGLYKSKYKKQ from the coding sequence ATGGCTTCTAACAAGAAACACAAAAGCTGGAGTGTAACCGACAGTTTTTTacggtttaaaagtaaaataaatcgcTATTTCTCATGGAAATATGCTTGGTCGTTATTGGTCGATCCAAGACAGTTTTCAATTGTAGCTTTTGTACTATTTCTTGCAGAAATAATCGTTAATACTTTGGTAATAAAGCAtgtaaattatactgaaattgaCTGGATCGCGTACATGCAAGAAGTAGAAGGTGTAGTGAATGGGACCTTTGACTACTCTAAACTTAAAGGGGATACTGGACCCTTGGTGTATCCTGGaggttttttgtatgtttttggagctttatatttcattactggccACGGTTCTAATATCAGGCTTGCTCAATACATCTTTGcaggtttttatttaatactgttgGTTTCAGTGTTTGTGATATACAACAAAACTAAGAAAGTACCGCCTTATGCCATTATCATTGCATGCTGCACCTCATACAGAATACATTCAATTTTTGTCCTCCGAATGTTTAATGACTGTGTAGCAGTTTTATTAGTATACTTagccttaaatttatttttggagaACTATTGGAGTCTGGGAAGTATTGTCTACAGCATTGCTGTGTCTGTGAAAATGAACATTTTACTGTATGCACCAGCTTTACTTGTcgcatattattattctttaggAGTAAAAGGAACAATAATTCAACTTTTGATTTGTGgctttattcaaatattattggGACTGCCTTTCCTTATCGCTAATCCAATAGCATATATTAAAGGCTCTTTTGATTTAGGCAGAATTTTTCTTCATCAATGGACAGTAAACTGGAGATTTCTCCCTGAGTCTATTTTTGTCAGCAGATACTTCCATATTTCTTTATTAGTTTTGCATTTgctcataatattaatatttttaagttcgtGGAAGACTTATCTAAAGAGTTTTGCGACacttaaacaaattgaaaaagaTGTGAGACCacaacttaaaaagaaaaaagaacatGTAAATATGAGTTCAAGTTCACAATTATTCATTTTGCCAATgattacatgtaattttatagGTGTAGCCTGCAGTCGCTCATTGCATTACCAGTTTTATGTATGGTATTTTCATACTTTACCTTATTTGTTGTGGTCTACACCATACTCAGATACATGGAGATTAATAATTATGGGTGTAATAGAACTATGTTGGAACACTTATCCGTCATCAGTTCTAAGTAGTGCTGCTCTTCATATTTCTCACATAGCAATTATGTATGGTTTGTACAAATCtaagtataaaaaacaataa